Proteins encoded within one genomic window of Candidatus Brocadiia bacterium:
- a CDS encoding phosphatidylglycerophosphatase A has protein sequence MKDLFFLGIVTGGYAHKVPALKGTFGTLGALAIYCLIWVLAGRPDDMTIVLAGLAIIYTITSFLLEPWAQRYFNQSDPRAFIIDEWAGYFVSMLFLPAGFYYAIIGFCAFRVFDIVKPFPIKRLEKIRGGIVWDDLLAGVYANLLIQLMKCLI, from the coding sequence ATGAAAGATCTTTTCTTTTTAGGGATTGTCACCGGCGGTTATGCGCATAAGGTTCCGGCACTGAAGGGCACATTCGGGACTTTGGGCGCGCTGGCTATTTATTGCCTTATCTGGGTGCTGGCCGGCCGGCCTGATGATATGACCATAGTGTTGGCCGGACTGGCCATCATTTATACGATTACCAGTTTTTTATTGGAGCCATGGGCGCAGAGGTATTTTAACCAATCTGATCCGAGGGCTTTTATTATCGATGAATGGGCCGGGTATTTTGTGTCTATGCTATTCCTGCCGGCAGGTTTTTATTACGCCATAATCGGATTTTGCGCATTCCGGGTTTTTGATATCGTCAAACCGTTCCCGATAAAACGGCTGGAAAAGATACGGGGCGGTATCGTATGGGATGATTTGCTGGCCGGAGTATATGCTAATCTGTTAATACAACTTATGAAATGCTTGATATGA
- a CDS encoding SpoIIE family protein phosphatase, which produces MEGSGKHNLPKTGQSGVMKSAKSTGGTSAVIKKTGTGKISSSKMPTAKQPAAPEPEHTQHVFGMKPTGMSLAIKYTLYTSIITAIAILILVFMAKSSVESAMETEINKAGIRLIKALSVMDIDYWINKSKEVEKNGEGYNPLVSFDSNSKLRDKVGAKEPTIMNIAITKEPEGYHLLSIRGKGDKLSMSNAKSIFNVSEENIDITEGLYREAKTGVEVRTRLFVKNIIDREGLRGGKIYLFLSAKEIDETMSRVLAGFLFPAILTIIIGGLLGYFMAKQVTRPVKTLMEDMKVVSEGELGHQSTVKTDDEVGVLAKVFNQMTLSLATAHQKEMETKAIERELSIAREIQYNLLPKEIPVVPDYDIGAHYKPCYEVSGDYYDLIRIDDDNIGVVVADVSGKGVPASMIMTMTRSLIRMESEHNMSPAGVLSKVNRILAKDIRRGMFVTALYYIINTKTGIVTMSSAGHNPMLVWRFDEKKYELVNPNGIALGFDRGAVFDRTIKEMTVKLGVYDRVVTYTDGVTESMNEADEEFGGQRFFELTGQLAQYSSSRYIESVINNLEQFKGSAPQHDDITIVSIKRII; this is translated from the coding sequence ATGGAAGGTAGCGGAAAACATAATCTGCCTAAGACCGGACAGAGCGGCGTGATGAAGTCTGCTAAGAGCACCGGAGGGACTTCGGCTGTAATAAAGAAGACCGGCACAGGCAAGATATCCAGCTCCAAAATGCCAACCGCCAAACAGCCAGCTGCGCCTGAACCGGAACATACCCAGCATGTTTTCGGCATGAAGCCCACCGGCATGTCTCTGGCAATCAAGTATACGCTATATACTTCTATTATCACGGCCATTGCTATTTTAATCCTGGTTTTTATGGCCAAGTCGTCCGTTGAATCGGCTATGGAGACTGAAATTAACAAGGCTGGTATCCGATTGATTAAGGCATTATCTGTCATGGATATTGATTACTGGATAAATAAAAGCAAGGAAGTTGAAAAGAATGGCGAGGGTTATAACCCTCTGGTTAGTTTTGATTCGAACTCAAAGCTCAGGGATAAAGTGGGTGCCAAGGAACCGACTATAATGAACATTGCCATAACCAAGGAACCAGAGGGATACCATCTTTTAAGCATTAGGGGCAAGGGTGATAAGCTTTCGATGAGTAATGCCAAATCTATTTTTAATGTTTCAGAGGAGAATATAGATATTACGGAAGGTCTTTATCGGGAAGCAAAAACGGGGGTTGAGGTTAGAACCAGGCTATTCGTGAAAAACATTATTGATAGGGAAGGTTTGCGCGGCGGTAAAATTTACCTGTTTTTGTCGGCTAAAGAAATAGATGAAACCATGAGCCGGGTATTGGCAGGTTTCTTATTCCCGGCTATTCTGACAATCATAATCGGCGGTTTACTAGGGTATTTTATGGCTAAACAGGTTACCAGGCCGGTTAAGACATTGATGGAAGATATGAAAGTGGTTAGTGAGGGAGAGTTGGGACACCAATCCACCGTTAAGACTGATGACGAAGTCGGCGTGCTGGCTAAAGTATTTAACCAAATGACTCTTAGCCTGGCTACCGCGCACCAGAAAGAGATGGAGACAAAGGCGATAGAACGGGAGCTTAGTATAGCCCGTGAAATACAGTATAATCTGTTGCCCAAAGAAATACCGGTTGTTCCGGATTACGATATCGGTGCGCATTATAAGCCGTGCTATGAGGTCAGCGGTGATTATTATGACCTTATCAGGATAGACGATGATAATATAGGTGTTGTGGTGGCGGATGTTTCCGGTAAGGGCGTGCCGGCTTCTATGATTATGACCATGACCCGGAGCTTAATCCGGATGGAATCCGAACACAATATGTCGCCAGCCGGTGTTTTAAGCAAAGTAAACAGAATATTAGCCAAGGATATCCGGCGCGGTATGTTCGTGACGGCTTTGTATTACATTATTAACACGAAAACCGGCATAGTAACTATGAGCAGTGCTGGCCATAACCCCATGTTGGTTTGGCGTTTTGACGAGAAAAAGTACGAGCTGGTTAATCCTAATGGAATTGCCTTGGGGTTTGACCGGGGGGCGGTATTCGACCGAACCATAAAAGAAATGACCGTAAAACTGGGGGTTTATGACCGTGTGGTAACCTACACTGATGGCGTGACCGAGTCGATGAACGAGGCTGATGAAGAGTTCGGCGGGCAGAGATTTTTCGAGCTGACCGGACAACTGGCTCAGTATAGTTCTAGCCGCTATATTGAGTCGGTGATAAATAATCTGGAGCAATTTAAAGGATCCGCGCCTCAACATGACGATATTACGATAGTATCAATAAAGAGAATTATTTGA
- a CDS encoding HAD family hydrolase, giving the protein MLKHNAGKCKSADGEKSCSKSRRGKACRFRAVIFDLGNTIYDKQYYVESAFKEIIKYLSQSYYLNYQATLDLFYRIWKVRTSHYEFLLENLLNVLGIFSPELMGRLLQIYYNHKSSIRTYRGVPKMLDVLGRKYKLAILTDGNLLMQYNKIRTLGIEDKFDLILCSAEHPKKYAKPNSYCYRLVTEKLNVNPSETVYVGDNPSEDFIGAKQIGIFTVRVLQGEFKDFNSDKLYDADVVIKSIIELPKVI; this is encoded by the coding sequence ATGTTGAAGCATAATGCTGGGAAATGTAAGTCTGCGGATGGGGAAAAATCCTGCAGTAAGAGTCGCCGCGGAAAGGCCTGCAGGTTTAGGGCGGTTATATTCGATTTGGGGAATACTATTTATGACAAACAGTATTATGTTGAGAGTGCGTTTAAAGAGATTATTAAGTACCTTTCCCAATCATATTATTTGAATTATCAGGCAACCCTGGATTTATTTTATCGTATCTGGAAAGTTCGCACGTCGCACTATGAATTTCTTCTGGAAAATTTATTGAATGTTTTGGGGATTTTTTCACCAGAATTGATGGGGCGTTTATTGCAGATATATTATAACCATAAATCGTCAATACGCACTTATCGGGGTGTTCCGAAGATGTTGGATGTTTTAGGGCGTAAGTATAAGCTGGCAATTCTGACAGACGGGAATCTTTTGATGCAATATAATAAGATTAGGACACTTGGAATTGAGGATAAATTTGACTTGATTCTATGCTCCGCTGAACACCCTAAGAAATACGCTAAACCTAATTCCTATTGTTACAGGTTGGTTACGGAAAAGTTGAATGTTAATCCTTCTGAAACAGTTTACGTGGGTGATAATCCGAGTGAGGATTTCATCGGTGCGAAACAAATAGGGATTTTTACAGTACGCGTTCTTCAAGGAGAGTTTAAAGACTTTAATTCCGATAAACTATATGATGCGGATGTGGTTATTAAGAGTATTATCGAATTACCGAAAGTGATATAG
- a CDS encoding formylglycine-generating enzyme family protein: MKRISVFVGVITLVAVLFSVVQFSESSCPHVTGQCPDDKKLSKNDEETYQKSITEAHKLMEEKKDKDAEVAVEEALKVKPGDPIASALKSRITHKVKGMTYSGINDQGYQEYTHKQTGLKFILIPGGRLIIEGSEGQNGKKRIDDMTVRDFMLSKYEVPQGVWEKTMKNNPSNFKKGENYPVEQVTWEDCKEFCKKTDLRMPEEIEWEYACRFNTTTRYYWGNNENGDFLWYAKNSADTTHENGKKKPNGYGLYDMLGNVWEWCRNPYKENKKENDPKKIDGDPGDPKYRALRSGAWDQAIENCGSSSYLRLAPDTKQKNIGFRPASDARP; the protein is encoded by the coding sequence ATGAAAAGAATATCAGTGTTTGTCGGTGTGATTACTTTAGTAGCGGTATTATTCAGCGTGGTTCAGTTCAGCGAGAGCTCCTGTCCTCATGTCACTGGCCAGTGTCCGGATGATAAAAAACTAAGCAAAAATGATGAGGAAACATACCAAAAATCTATAACCGAGGCACACAAGCTAATGGAAGAGAAAAAGGACAAGGATGCCGAAGTGGCTGTCGAGGAAGCGCTTAAGGTAAAACCGGGAGACCCGATTGCGTCAGCCCTTAAATCACGTATTACCCACAAAGTTAAGGGTATGACCTATTCCGGAATCAACGATCAGGGTTACCAGGAATATACCCACAAGCAGACCGGGCTCAAATTCATCCTGATACCGGGCGGACGATTGATTATCGAGGGGAGCGAAGGTCAGAACGGGAAAAAGAGAATTGATGATATGACGGTGCGCGATTTTATGCTTTCCAAATACGAAGTACCCCAAGGCGTATGGGAAAAAACAATGAAGAACAATCCGTCCAACTTTAAGAAAGGTGAAAACTACCCGGTGGAACAGGTTACCTGGGAGGACTGCAAAGAGTTCTGCAAGAAAACAGACCTGCGCATGCCAGAAGAGATAGAATGGGAATACGCCTGCCGATTCAATACCACTACCCGCTATTATTGGGGCAACAATGAGAACGGCGATTTCCTGTGGTATGCCAAGAACTCAGCTGATACGACTCACGAAAACGGTAAAAAGAAGCCCAACGGCTACGGACTGTATGATATGCTCGGCAACGTCTGGGAATGGTGCCGCAACCCTTATAAAGAAAACAAAAAGGAAAATGACCCCAAGAAAATAGACGGTGATCCGGGCGATCCTAAATACCGCGCTTTGCGAAGCGGCGCCTGGGATCAAGCCATAGAAAATTGCGGATCGAGCAGCTACTTAAGACTGGCTCCGGACACCAAACAAAAGAACATCGGGTTCCGCCCAGCCAGCGACGCCAGACCGTAA
- the priA gene encoding primosomal protein N' — translation MSYAEIVFPIPLDKRFHYHIPDTMSGQIRIGSRVEVDFGPRTTIGYCIGIVDNLPAESSGYRIRDIKRIIDETPLLNDKMFELCRWISEYYFCSLGQALESALPSGVRRIRKTQITRQSKTKDPFLSDEVALVKPYTPNQAQAKALETILPVLESDTSRVFLLYGITGSGKTEVYLQSIHRTLELGKQSIVLVPEIALTPQTIFRFRQRFSTDKIAVLHSHLTEKERTEHWKRIRSGQAKIVIGARSAVFAPTSNLGLIVIDEEHETTYKQQNAPMYHAREVAIRRAETENAHVILGSATPSLESYYHAMSGKYTLIKLPERIEQRPLPTVDIVDMSKEMNPKNPMPILSKRLEVLLRHAVKEGNQVLLFLNRRGFITMVTCPRCRFIVRCKRCAVGLTYHKQTSKGHENKLFCHYCGKEYDMPTVCPDCGYPKLRNTGTGTEKVEEHIKKIFTIPDYVKNLPGGPADETTPTVSRMDSDIMRSRQSYRQALYDLGTGETDIMVGTQMIAKGLDLPNVTLIGIISGDTMLYIKDFRSPERTFQLITQVAGRSGRGPKGGKVVIQTFNPEHYSILTAAKHDFEEFARKELLYRKELNYPPFSQLLRILIEGVNQEMIANLSGEISRRIESTLGPGVEILGPAPAPLERIRGRYRWHMIVKASNFSLLKQAADSVKDIIARYGKAFLVTFDHDPISLL, via the coding sequence ATGTCTTACGCTGAGATTGTATTTCCGATACCGCTGGATAAACGGTTTCATTATCACATACCCGACACCATGTCCGGGCAAATAAGGATAGGCTCCCGGGTAGAGGTTGACTTCGGGCCCCGCACAACTATAGGCTATTGCATCGGAATAGTTGACAATCTGCCGGCCGAATCGTCCGGTTATAGAATAAGAGACATCAAACGAATCATTGACGAAACTCCCCTGCTTAACGATAAGATGTTTGAGCTTTGCAGGTGGATTTCAGAATATTATTTCTGTTCCTTAGGACAAGCGCTTGAATCCGCCTTGCCTTCTGGCGTGCGGCGGATACGTAAAACTCAGATAACCCGACAATCCAAGACCAAAGACCCGTTTCTAAGCGATGAAGTGGCTTTAGTCAAGCCATATACACCTAATCAGGCCCAGGCCAAAGCTCTGGAAACCATATTGCCTGTTCTGGAATCGGATACGTCACGGGTATTTTTGCTTTACGGCATCACCGGCAGCGGTAAGACAGAGGTTTATCTCCAGTCGATACATCGAACGCTGGAATTGGGCAAACAGAGCATTGTCCTAGTGCCGGAAATAGCGTTGACTCCTCAAACCATCTTCAGATTTCGCCAGAGATTCAGCACGGATAAAATTGCAGTATTGCACAGTCATCTGACCGAAAAAGAGCGGACCGAACACTGGAAACGCATCCGAAGCGGCCAGGCCAAGATTGTTATTGGCGCCCGCTCGGCCGTATTCGCGCCGACTAGTAATCTGGGTCTGATCGTCATAGACGAAGAGCATGAAACAACTTACAAACAACAGAATGCGCCGATGTATCACGCGCGAGAAGTGGCTATACGACGGGCTGAGACGGAAAATGCCCACGTAATACTCGGGTCGGCTACCCCGTCCCTAGAATCATACTATCACGCTATGTCCGGGAAATATACACTTATTAAACTGCCGGAGCGGATCGAGCAAAGACCCCTGCCAACGGTTGATATTGTTGATATGAGCAAGGAAATGAATCCTAAAAACCCGATGCCGATACTGTCTAAACGGCTTGAAGTTCTACTGCGTCATGCCGTTAAGGAAGGGAATCAAGTACTGCTATTCTTAAACCGGCGCGGATTCATAACTATGGTAACCTGCCCGCGGTGCCGGTTCATTGTCCGTTGCAAACGCTGCGCTGTAGGGTTAACTTACCACAAACAAACTTCTAAAGGCCATGAGAATAAATTATTCTGCCATTACTGTGGTAAAGAATACGATATGCCAACCGTCTGTCCGGACTGCGGTTACCCCAAACTAAGAAATACCGGCACCGGAACAGAAAAGGTTGAGGAGCACATCAAGAAAATATTCACAATACCGGATTACGTCAAAAACCTGCCAGGCGGGCCAGCGGATGAAACCACCCCGACTGTTTCCCGAATGGATAGTGATATAATGCGCTCGCGACAGTCATACCGCCAAGCATTATATGATTTGGGAACCGGAGAGACGGATATAATGGTCGGAACGCAAATGATTGCCAAGGGATTGGACCTACCAAATGTCACCCTAATAGGCATTATATCAGGCGACACCATGCTTTATATAAAGGATTTCCGCTCGCCGGAACGAACTTTCCAGCTTATAACCCAGGTAGCCGGCCGAAGCGGACGCGGCCCTAAAGGCGGCAAGGTGGTAATCCAAACATTTAACCCAGAACATTACAGTATTCTAACTGCGGCTAAACACGACTTTGAGGAATTCGCCCGGAAAGAACTTCTCTACCGTAAGGAACTTAACTATCCTCCCTTCAGCCAATTACTTCGAATCCTGATTGAAGGAGTGAACCAAGAAATGATTGCAAATCTTTCCGGAGAAATCAGCCGACGCATAGAATCCACTCTCGGACCGGGAGTGGAAATATTAGGACCGGCACCGGCTCCACTGGAACGAATAAGAGGCAGGTACCGCTGGCATATGATTGTCAAAGCCAGTAATTTCAGCTTGCTTAAACAAGCCGCCGATTCGGTCAAAGATATAATTGCCAGATACGGCAAGGCATTTCTTGTAACATTTGACCACGACCCAATCAGCCTCTTATAG
- the kdsA gene encoding 3-deoxy-8-phosphooctulonate synthase, translated as MGNRIKLNHMGLSRNSRLFLIAGPCVIPPKSGQKELFQTAQILKDITDELGIPFVFKASYDKANRLSHRSYRGPGLKDGLKVLACLKKEFKFHILSDIHSISEVKPAAEVLDIIQIPALLCRQTDLVIAAARTKRVINLKKGQFMAPLDMKYIAEKVSSCGNHNIILTERGTVFGYHNLVNDMRSIPIMKSIGYPVVYDATHSVQLPGGGLGKSAGQRDMIKHLAQAGVAAGADGLFLEVHPKPDRALCDGSNSLALKDLKSLLVKLIGIKSIIDGI; from the coding sequence ATGGGGAATAGAATTAAGCTTAATCATATGGGACTCAGTAGAAATAGCCGGTTATTCTTGATAGCCGGCCCTTGCGTGATACCTCCAAAAAGTGGGCAAAAGGAATTATTCCAAACAGCCCAAATACTCAAGGATATTACGGATGAATTAGGTATTCCCTTTGTGTTTAAAGCGTCTTATGATAAGGCCAATCGGTTAAGCCATCGTTCTTACAGAGGTCCTGGCTTGAAAGACGGACTAAAAGTGCTGGCTTGCCTGAAAAAAGAATTTAAATTCCATATTTTGTCGGATATTCACTCGATTTCTGAAGTAAAACCGGCGGCAGAAGTGTTGGATATAATCCAGATACCGGCTCTGCTTTGTCGCCAGACAGATTTGGTTATTGCTGCCGCACGGACTAAGCGTGTGATTAATCTAAAAAAAGGCCAATTTATGGCCCCACTCGACATGAAATATATCGCTGAGAAGGTTTCCTCCTGCGGTAACCATAACATTATATTAACCGAACGGGGAACGGTTTTTGGATATCATAACCTGGTTAATGATATGCGTTCAATACCGATTATGAAATCTATCGGTTACCCAGTAGTTTATGATGCGACTCATAGTGTGCAACTGCCCGGCGGTGGACTTGGAAAATCGGCGGGGCAGCGTGATATGATTAAGCATCTGGCTCAGGCTGGTGTCGCCGCTGGTGCGGATGGCTTATTTTTAGAGGTCCATCCCAAACCAGATCGTGCGTTATGCGACGGTTCGAACTCTTTAGCTTTAAAAGATTTAAAATCACTTCTTGTTAAGCTTATCGGGATTAAAAGTATCATTGACGGGATATGA
- the rimO gene encoding 30S ribosomal protein S12 methylthiotransferase RimO, protein MKTVRCVSLGCPKNLIDTEVMLGKLSRAGYRIIDEAKSNDIPDIWLINTCCFIKEAENESLDVIKQAVKSGGGSEVVVAGCLVQRNPELIRRKFGKGVRAVAGVFDRDNIVGICGGLGVNRAVSKPARLCREDTRRLRVTPGHFAYLRIAEGCNNRCSYCVIPSIHGAYRSKRPEIIIKEAKELVANGVRELNIIAQDTTSYKSGRTELPELLAMLNRISGLKWIRLLYTHPAHYSKRLIRAVAELPKVVKYLDLPVQHISDHILKRMCRRVSKEQVIDLISDLRSEIPGLYIRSTVIVGFPGETKDDFRELMDSLKQVRFERLGAFRYSREPGTPASRLSGQVPDKVSQARLDEVMRLQQSIAFEHNQKLIGRKIDVIIDSISDNGYIGRTYGDAPEVDGNIFIKTGKSLKAGSIIRAKVTGVKNYDLMGIV, encoded by the coding sequence ATGAAAACAGTCCGTTGTGTCAGCCTGGGCTGTCCGAAGAACCTTATTGATACTGAGGTGATGCTCGGCAAATTATCCCGGGCCGGTTATAGGATTATTGATGAGGCCAAATCCAATGACATCCCGGATATCTGGTTGATAAATACCTGTTGTTTCATCAAAGAGGCCGAGAATGAGTCTCTTGATGTAATTAAGCAAGCGGTAAAATCCGGCGGCGGCTCGGAAGTGGTCGTGGCCGGGTGCCTGGTCCAGAGGAATCCGGAGCTGATACGGCGGAAGTTCGGCAAAGGCGTCCGTGCGGTGGCCGGCGTGTTCGATCGCGACAATATCGTCGGCATATGCGGCGGATTAGGCGTCAATAGGGCGGTGTCCAAACCGGCCAGATTGTGCCGGGAGGATACGCGGAGGTTGCGGGTCACGCCCGGCCACTTTGCATATCTGAGGATTGCCGAGGGCTGCAATAACCGCTGTTCCTATTGCGTCATACCGTCCATCCACGGGGCATACAGGAGCAAGCGCCCTGAAATCATTATCAAAGAGGCGAAGGAACTGGTTGCCAATGGTGTCAGGGAATTGAATATCATTGCCCAGGATACGACTTCATATAAATCCGGGCGGACAGAACTGCCTGAGTTATTGGCCATGCTTAACCGGATAAGCGGACTGAAGTGGATTCGGCTGCTTTACACCCATCCGGCCCATTATTCAAAGCGGTTGATTAGAGCGGTGGCCGAATTGCCCAAGGTGGTGAAATACCTGGATTTACCGGTCCAGCATATCAGCGACCATATTTTAAAACGGATGTGCCGAAGAGTGTCGAAGGAACAGGTCATCGACCTGATTTCCGATTTAAGGTCTGAGATTCCCGGGTTGTATATCAGAAGCACGGTAATTGTCGGGTTCCCGGGCGAGACTAAAGATGATTTTCGCGAGTTGATGGATTCCCTGAAGCAGGTAAGGTTCGAAAGATTGGGCGCCTTCCGCTATTCGCGGGAGCCGGGCACTCCGGCCTCGAGGCTGTCCGGTCAGGTGCCGGACAAGGTAAGCCAGGCCAGGTTGGATGAAGTGATGCGGCTTCAGCAGTCGATAGCTTTTGAGCATAACCAGAAACTTATCGGGCGGAAAATAGATGTAATAATTGACTCGATTTCCGATAATGGCTATATTGGCCGGACCTACGGCGATGCGCCTGAGGTGGATGGGAACATCTTTATTAAGACCGGCAAGTCGCTGAAGGCGGGCAGTATTATCAGGGCTAAAGTAACCGGGGTTAAGAATTACGATTTGATGGGGATTGTATGA
- a CDS encoding amidohydrolase family protein has product MLLRAKYVIPEAGKVIENGYVSIGGHTIKSVSHIKSLGRVYDLGNAVLIPGLINPHAHLEGPELYGGIKPQGAPRLKPPQSFTEWAQKVIKTRKLLTIDFMNKTVAHGYKVCIQNGITTVGDHTHLLRVAQAQLKAPIRRFVFEEIFNLDPVSANVTAKDAKFICRSVRQSPLFNVGFAPHSPYSVSGPLYQKLFSMARSHGCIMSTHLSELKEEVAFTKNGNGKMVGYLKKIARYYDTWEPPFCTPVEYMDKLGTLSPPAFFVHCNYLTPNDIRLLAKSGVSVVFCPNSHRYFGHRNHPFRKLLKAGINVSLGTDGLGSNADLHILKEMKYVAENYNGLSYFQIFKMGTINGARTLNIHKKVGVLKPGYQADIAGFSIRGNIKPKELLPYLIHTAPHSILTMVAGKILKP; this is encoded by the coding sequence ATGTTGTTGCGCGCCAAATATGTTATACCTGAAGCGGGTAAAGTAATAGAAAATGGTTATGTTTCTATCGGCGGTCATACCATTAAGTCCGTGTCACATATCAAATCTTTAGGCCGGGTTTATGATTTAGGTAATGCGGTGCTAATACCAGGATTGATTAATCCTCACGCGCATCTCGAAGGTCCCGAACTTTACGGCGGGATAAAGCCGCAGGGGGCTCCCAGATTGAAACCTCCCCAGAGTTTTACCGAATGGGCGCAAAAAGTAATAAAGACAAGGAAATTACTGACCATTGACTTTATGAATAAGACGGTCGCGCACGGATATAAAGTTTGCATCCAAAACGGGATTACTACCGTTGGTGATCATACGCACCTTTTAAGGGTTGCTCAAGCGCAATTGAAAGCCCCTATAAGGCGTTTTGTTTTTGAGGAAATATTCAATCTTGATCCGGTTTCGGCGAATGTCACTGCAAAGGACGCGAAATTTATATGCCGCTCGGTCCGGCAGAGCCCGTTATTTAACGTTGGTTTTGCTCCGCACTCGCCGTATTCTGTTTCTGGACCGCTTTATCAGAAGCTTTTTTCTATGGCTCGCAGCCATGGTTGTATTATGTCGACCCATCTTTCGGAACTTAAGGAGGAAGTGGCTTTTACTAAAAATGGAAATGGTAAAATGGTCGGTTATCTTAAGAAGATTGCTCGTTACTATGACACCTGGGAACCTCCTTTCTGCACGCCGGTTGAATATATGGATAAACTCGGAACGCTCAGTCCGCCGGCATTTTTTGTGCACTGTAATTATTTGACGCCTAATGATATTAGATTATTGGCTAAATCAGGTGTCAGCGTCGTATTTTGCCCTAATAGTCACCGGTATTTTGGGCATAGGAATCACCCATTCAGAAAATTACTTAAAGCCGGGATAAATGTATCGCTCGGTACAGATGGATTGGGCAGTAACGCCGATTTGCATATTCTTAAGGAAATGAAATATGTCGCTGAAAATTACAATGGATTAAGTTATTTTCAGATATTTAAGATGGGTACTATTAATGGAGCTAGAACATTGAATATTCATAAAAAAGTGGGGGTGCTTAAACCGGGCTATCAGGCGGATATTGCAGGTTTCTCTATAAGAGGGAATATCAAGCCCAAAGAATTATTGCCTTATCTTATTCATACCGCACCGCATAGTATACTTACTATGGTGGCTGGAAAGATTCTGAAGCCTTAA
- the pgsA gene encoding CDP-diacylglycerol--glycerol-3-phosphate 3-phosphatidyltransferase has protein sequence MNLPNKITVSRFFLSIIYFILLYFSVHKDVINPKMLDVSIVVFLIAAVTDALDGYLARKYKMVTNFGRIADPFVDKILVCGSFIFFVSWDALNPFLSAWMVVVIITREFLVHGIRGMAEAKGIAFPSTSWGKQKTLVQCFTIVAVLLYVGYFRNRPVPGIILHSFIWLTIISTVISGLTYFLKAKQLVSRSDLE, from the coding sequence ATGAACTTACCAAATAAAATAACGGTCAGCAGGTTTTTCCTGTCCATAATTTACTTCATACTTTTGTATTTTTCGGTGCATAAGGACGTTATAAATCCCAAGATGCTGGATGTAAGCATCGTTGTATTCCTGATTGCGGCTGTGACGGATGCGTTGGATGGGTATTTGGCCCGGAAGTACAAGATGGTTACTAACTTTGGGCGGATTGCCGACCCGTTTGTCGATAAGATTCTCGTTTGCGGTTCGTTTATATTTTTTGTCAGCTGGGATGCGCTGAACCCGTTCCTGAGCGCCTGGATGGTGGTGGTAATCATCACCAGAGAGTTTTTAGTGCACGGGATACGGGGTATGGCCGAGGCCAAAGGAATCGCATTTCCGAGCACGTCCTGGGGCAAGCAGAAGACTTTGGTCCAGTGTTTTACCATAGTGGCTGTCTTATTATATGTCGGATATTTTCGCAACAGGCCGGTGCCGGGTATAATACTTCATTCGTTCATTTGGCTTACTATTATTTCTACAGTCATATCGGGTCTGACCTACTTTTTGAAGGCCAAGCAGCTTGTCAGCAGAAGTGATCTTGAATGA